From a region of the Hemibagrus wyckioides isolate EC202008001 linkage group LG06, SWU_Hwy_1.0, whole genome shotgun sequence genome:
- the senp6a gene encoding sentrin-specific protease 6 isoform X4 codes for MDQVGGRQDLSPEGVKQAPPLRHFDPMEPIKTYERRANHFKSMNRMGTGKPSEAPHAMAISPLPNRTNFLIMSPAPPQGVVVQGRLFQHTHLPSAVRKPVQSNLDLKERSDFTTQRAELDKIILTCPEVPDSETLNIKRCVQPKRRPMFESIGTAESLQPDEYFTVCGKCGQRSEDHTKCESCGNPLPAEVPLLPSVPSSPAPRVPERSLPSPGSPSITQLNKSFYGVTSGSRSTPAETAMNPPARITRGGLLLPHNGAKQTMGKRQPLAKQHELNDPIVLSSDEDDEADSSSTGSVNRLDSVSPRPADSAHSSPAPSGGRVEAAVKEVTDHEEHTCEFFTDMDHRSMVPRRNRLKDSQFRNTLSEDPSPSKKRKLGQMQKLESIILECRSVRIGTLRRMVTKPVIFTVEYIQLETEGQEIDVLEKVRLRSSELTSCEWCSVRKLPVLFFQTSDSECQRLRTQLHMSQESGGLWYDCSSENLDEKYIVLIFENGLSMQEQMILEDILVEIGRNNKLTRFPARLTFDEANVRLVQYNKASKEKEKAKAQKAKLVPSPPTPATTAATVNVSVTTATATTATAGTVTATPAASAETTVQTRFSAHLHGIFDEDDDEDMAELQPTFTGPIIKLIVYPPPPAKGGISVTNEDLHCLNDGEFLNDVIIDFYLKYLFLEKLKKEDACRSHVFSSFFYKRLNQRERRSAPDTTNLPIQKRKHNRVKTWTRHVDLFQKDFIFVPINESAHWYLAVICFPGLEGPSMEPNPHYQPQTQSQTQASSPSELGSAVLDEGGMEEPSPHTEPLSFNPEDVNSEAEGQDVSHSSIPSCPHRAPEHSCTHSQRVNGQIQSHFTDALQRISVCYSSEDPGTFSDDQSSSHDECSEDGALADDTATSESMEWASKPTICKQPCILIMDSLRGPARSTVVKTLREYLEVEWEVKKGTQRSFGKDLMKGSSPRVPQQDNFSDCGVYVLQYVESFFENPVPSFHLPMNLLDWFLQQRMKTKREEIKELILKIQSQQQLDRENSGQDLDVGEVCEDLDIGDALESADLIPPISS; via the exons CAACCTTGACTTGAAAGAAAG ATCTGACTTCACCACCCAAAGAGCAGAGCTGGACAAAATCATTCTCACCTGCCCAGAGGTCCCAG ACTCAGAGACTCTGAACATAAAGAGATGCGTCCAGCCAAAGAGGCGGCCGATGTTCGAAAGCATCGGCACAGCAGAG TCGCTGCAGCCGGACGAGTACTTCACCGTGTGCGGAAAGTGCGGCCAGCGAAGTGAAGACCACACGAAATGTGAAAGCTGCGGGAACCCGCTGCCTGCTGAAGTGCCCCTCCTGCCTTCCGTCCCCTCCTCACCTGCCCCTCGAGTGCCTGAACGCTCCCTTCCCTCTCCCGGCTCTCCCAGCATCACTCAGCTCAACAAGAGCTTCTACGGCGTGACGTCGGGTTCGCGCTCTACCCCTGCCGAAACGGCCATGAACCCACCGGCACGCATTACCCGCGGGGGTCTGTTGCTCCCTCACAATGGCGCCAAGCAGACCATGGGGAAGAGGCAGCCTCTCGCCAAGCAGCATGAACTCAACGACCCCA TTGTACTGTCGAGCGACGAAGACGACGAGGCTGACAGTTCTAGTACAGGCAGTGTGAACCGGTTGGACAGCGTCTCTCCGAGGCCTGCCGACTCCGCCCACTCCTCCCCGGCACCTTCCGGTGGCAGAGTGGAAGCGGCTGTTAAAGAAGTCACAGACCACGAAGAGCACACATGTGAATTTTTCACTGACATGGACCACCGGAGCATGGTACCCAGAAGGAACCGCTTAAAAGATTCA CAATTTCGAAACACCTTGTCCGAAGACCCGTCTCCATCGAAGAAGCGGAAACTGGGACAAATGCAGAAGTTGGAGAGCATTATTCTAGAGTGCAGGAGCGTACGGATAGGGACTCTTCGCCGGATGGTCACCAAACCCGTCATT TTCACAGTAGAGTACATACAGCTAGAGACAGAAG GTCAGGAGATCGACGTGCTGGAGAAGGTGCGCCTCAGGTCATCGGAGCTGACGAGCTGCGAGTGGTGCAGCGTTCGGAAGCTGCCTGTCCTCTTTTTCCAGACCAGCGACAGCGAGTGTCAGCGCCTGCGCACACAGCTCCACATGTCCCAAGAGAGTGGTGGCCTGTGGTACGACTGCAGCAGCGAAA ATCTGGATGAGAAGTACATAGTGTTGATTTTCGAGAACGGCCTCTCCATGCAAGAACAGATGATTTTAGAAGACATCCTGGTAGAAATTGGCCGAAACAACAAGCTTACGCGCTTCCCTGCTAGACTGACCTTCGACGAAGCCAACGTTAGACTGGTTCAGTATAACAAAGCGtcaaaagagaaggaaaag GCAAAAGCACAGAAAGCCAAACTGGTTCCATCCCCTCCAACACCTGCCACGACTGCAGCAACAGTCAATGTCTCAGTCACCACGGCAACAGCAACCACAGCGACAGCAGGCACGGTAACAGCGACCCCAGCTGCATCGGCGGAGACGACGGTCCAGACCCGATTTTCTGCTCACCTCCATGGGATCTTCGATGAAGACGATGATGAGGATATGGCAGAGCTGCAGCCTACATTCACAGGCCCCATCATCAA GTTAATAGTGTATCCCCCTCCTCCAGCTAAAGGTGGAATCTCTGTGACCAATGAAGACCTTCACTGTCTAAACGACGGAGAGTTTCTGAACGACGTCATCatagacttttatttaaa GTATCTCTTTCTGGAGAAGTTGAAAAAGGAGGATGCATGCAGGAGTCATGTTTTTAGCTCCTTTTTCTACAAGAGACTTaaccagagagaaagaagaagtgcACCGGACACAACCAACCTACC AATACAGAAGAGGAAGCACAATCGGGTAAAAACATGGACGCGGCATGTGGACCTTTTTCAGAAGGACTTCATCTTTGTTCCCATCAATGAGTC CGCACACTGGTATCTTGCAGTGATCTGCTTCCCGGGACTAGAGGGACCTTCCATGGAGCCCAATCCTCATTATCAGCCCCAGACCCAGTCCCAAACCCAGGCTTCGTCCCCATCTGAATTGGGGAGCGCCGTCTTAGACGAAGGAGGCATGGAGGAGCCCTCGCCTCACACGGAGCCGCTCTCCTTTAATCCAGAGGATGTTAATTCAGAAGCTGAAGGACAGGACGTGAGCCACTCGAGTATTCCTTCCTGTCCACACCGAGCCCCAGAGCACAGCTGCACGCACAGCCAAAGGGTCAATGGACAGATTCAGTCACATTTCACAG ATGCTTTGCAAAGAATCAgcgtgtgttatagcagtgaaGATCCTGGCACCTTCTCTGATGACCAGAGCTCTTCTCAT GATGAATGCAGTGAGGATGGAGCACTAGCGGACGACACCGCAACGTCAGAGAGCATGGAGTGGGCATCTAAACCAACCATCTGCAAACA ACCGTGTATCCTCATCATGGACTCGTTGCGAGGCCCTGCCAGATCTACAGTGGTGAAGACATTGCGAGA GTATCTGGAGGTGGAATGGGAAGTGAAGAAAGGCACTCAAAGGAGTTTTGGAAAAGACTTGATGAAGGGCTCAAGCCCGCGGGTGCCACAACAGGATAATTTCAGCGACTGTGGCGTCTACGTGCTGCAATATGTCGAGAGCTTCTTTGAG AATCCTGTGCCAAGCTTCCATCTTCCTATGAACTTATTGGACTGGTTCCTTCAGCAACGGATGAAGACTAAACGCGAGGAGATCAAGGAGCTTATTCTAAAGATCCAGTCCCAACAACAGTTGGACCGGGAGAACTCTGGGCAGGACCTGGACGTCGGAGAGGTCTGCGAAGACCTGGACATTGGAGACGCCTTAGAGTCGGCCGACCTCATCCCACCAATCAGCTCATGA